GGAACTGAGGTTGATGCTGAAGATGCTCAAACACCAATTTCTGACGAAGTATATTATATCGTTCCGGGAAAATGTACAGAATGTAAAGGTTTTCATGATGAACCTCAATGTGCAGCTGTATGTCCTGTAGATTGTTGTGTGCCAGATGATAATCACGTAGAAGATGAAGAAACCTTGTTGAATAGACAAGCGTTTTTGCACGGCGAATAATTTTATTTACCTCAAATAGATTTGAAAAAATCCTGAGTTTTGACACTCAGGATTTTTTTTGTCGCTTTTTTAATATAATTTTTTTGTATAATACTGGTATTTAATGTTTTATTTTAGTTAATTTGATGATAATTTTCTAATGCTTCATTGTTTTTGGTCGGGAAATTTAATAATAGCTTATGAAAAAACTAATACTTTTATTTGTTTTATGTTTTAATGTCAGCGTATTTGCTCAGAAAATTGAGTATTCAATTGTTGTAAAAGATATTGAAACACAATTGCCAATTGAAAATGCTGCCGTGCTTATTATGAAAACGAAACAAACGTTAATAAGTAATCATGACGGTAAAGTAACTTTTATGCTAACCGGAGCTTCGAATATTCAGGTTTCCGAAACAAATTACGAAAAAGTAACACTTCGTTGGGGAGCTTTAAAACCAGATATGTTTGTCGTTTATCTTAAAAGTAACAACAATAAACTGGATGAAATTGTGGTTTCAAAAGAAAAACCATTTAAAACACTTAGTAAAATTGTTTCAAATTCAAGGCAAAAATTAGCAGATTCATACCGACTTAAAGTTTATGTAAGAGAGTTTTTTATGCTTGACAATAAATATTCTTATTATAATGATGGTTTGGTTAATTTTCAATTTGTTGCCCGCCAAAAAAAGGTTAATACAACTTTGTTAGTAGAACAAAATAGATCTTACGGTTTATTGGAAACAGATGTAAGTGCTGATTTAAAAGGGTATAATTTGAATA
This genomic window from Flavobacterium sp. 9 contains:
- a CDS encoding 4Fe-4S dicluster domain-containing protein — its product is MAIIITDECINCGACEPECPNTAIYEGADDWRYKDGTRLSGKIILPDGTEVDAEDAQTPISDEVYYIVPGKCTECKGFHDEPQCAAVCPVDCCVPDDNHVEDEETLLNRQAFLHGE